The Bacteroidota bacterium genome includes a region encoding these proteins:
- a CDS encoding T9SS type A sorting domain-containing protein: MKTIIRIFTLLLLLVMHKTVFTQAGGVTFIPGYEWTWTAETKPTADGNLIALSRSAVDGINQYKLTKLDLDGDIIWSNDTVIPDAVNYNDIFSLEDGSFVVFNWNHFLKFNSVGELTNFKVITTEDLGYDPIPGDMGEVDYGDVLQIEDGFIYISQGHTDLEEFTSVTKLDENCNSIWSYAYIVNNSFCQGAAIQDGLVYINFEKLFGIDINYLLIIDTFTGLIVSDTEIEANLIYCSLVNTGTGILEFATYMDSLNIKDQFIKYNYEGDTLWTKKYENTGIGIGIYRDPVLLESGNIIQYGSVLNPDGEEEYIISYYNSEGDSLFRISNFLEHEPFRILDMQLSGDNLIFSGEFNGLDDVNWGFVLITDTLGKFFQLVINGHVYYDENTNGVVDEMEYRFHDRIITTDPPVFISATNSEGEYYLHFYEEGSYTISTDNPEYWDIIDPAAYTINFEAIMGGDTLFNKDFRLDYTIPITDLSVTVNQQNIRPGFPTSTTLTVENIGNQIVEDATAYLNHPSGLNYTGGTPYTDYTDTTITWSIPELVPNEPIALSVEYNASPDLIFGDHKLIVGSIEPVIGDYAAENNIDSVVEVITGPYDPNHKTVDPAGFSEEGYIDPTTEWLEYTIEFQNIGNAPATFVNIMDVIDSDLDLSSIQILGAKHNYWMEITGTNNIIWHFENINLPDSASDPLGSCGFITYKIKINEEATVGTLITNTAFIYFDYNDAVITNTTKTTLELPNSIQDFNKYLNVYPNPAGNYIILQLEEENTSGYNIKIFNCNGEVILEEVLDAGQHMIQINSSNYPNGIYFINCSDVEGIIKTNAKFIVAH, from the coding sequence ATGAAAACTATAATTAGAATTTTTACACTCCTCCTTTTGCTGGTAATGCATAAAACTGTTTTTACTCAAGCCGGCGGAGTAACATTTATACCCGGATATGAATGGACATGGACTGCAGAAACAAAGCCCACTGCAGATGGGAATTTAATTGCTTTAAGCAGATCAGCCGTTGACGGAATTAATCAATATAAACTGACCAAACTTGATTTGGATGGAGATATTATTTGGTCAAATGACACTGTTATTCCTGATGCTGTTAACTATAACGACATTTTTAGCTTAGAGGATGGCAGTTTTGTCGTATTTAATTGGAATCATTTTCTCAAATTTAATTCAGTTGGTGAACTTACCAACTTCAAGGTCATTACTACGGAGGATCTTGGATATGATCCAATACCAGGTGATATGGGTGAAGTTGATTATGGTGATGTACTGCAAATTGAAGATGGGTTTATTTATATTTCGCAAGGGCACACAGACTTAGAAGAATTTACATCGGTGACTAAATTAGATGAAAATTGCAATTCCATTTGGTCATATGCATATATAGTAAATAACAGTTTTTGCCAAGGAGCTGCGATACAAGATGGTTTAGTATATATAAACTTTGAAAAATTATTTGGTATTGATATTAACTATTTATTAATTATCGACACATTTACAGGCTTAATAGTTTCTGACACAGAAATTGAAGCTAATTTGATCTACTGCAGTTTGGTGAATACAGGCACAGGTATTCTTGAATTTGCAACATATATGGATTCTTTAAATATCAAAGATCAATTTATTAAATATAATTATGAAGGCGATACCTTGTGGACCAAAAAATATGAAAATACAGGAATAGGTATCGGAATCTATCGAGACCCAGTTTTATTAGAGAGTGGAAATATCATTCAATATGGTAGTGTTTTAAATCCAGATGGTGAAGAAGAATATATAATTAGTTATTACAATAGTGAAGGAGATTCATTATTCAGAATAAGTAATTTTTTAGAACATGAGCCATTTAGAATTTTAGATATGCAGTTATCTGGTGATAATCTCATTTTTTCGGGTGAATTTAATGGACTAGATGATGTTAACTGGGGCTTTGTGTTAATTACAGATACTTTAGGTAAATTCTTTCAATTAGTAATTAATGGGCATGTATATTACGATGAAAATACAAATGGAGTTGTAGATGAAATGGAATATCGTTTTCATGATCGCATTATTACAACAGATCCGCCGGTTTTTATAAGCGCTACAAATTCTGAAGGGGAATATTATTTGCATTTTTATGAAGAAGGAAGTTATACCATCTCTACTGATAATCCTGAATATTGGGATATAATTGACCCAGCAGCATATACAATAAATTTTGAAGCAATAATGGGTGGAGATACTCTTTTTAATAAAGATTTTCGTCTGGATTATACAATTCCAATAACGGATCTTAGTGTTACTGTAAATCAACAAAATATAAGACCAGGTTTTCCGACTTCAACTACATTGACTGTAGAAAATATCGGCAATCAAATTGTTGAAGACGCAACAGCATATTTAAATCACCCATCAGGTTTAAATTATACAGGTGGTACACCTTATACTGATTATACTGATACAACCATCACCTGGTCAATTCCAGAGCTTGTACCTAATGAACCTATTGCCCTATCTGTTGAATACAATGCCAGTCCTGATTTAATATTTGGTGATCACAAATTGATAGTTGGCTCTATAGAACCTGTAATTGGGGACTATGCAGCTGAAAATAATATTGATAGTGTGGTGGAAGTTATAACCGGCCCATATGATCCTAATCACAAAACGGTTGATCCTGCAGGCTTTAGTGAAGAAGGATATATCGACCCTACCACCGAATGGCTCGAATACACTATTGAATTCCAAAATATCGGAAATGCACCGGCAACTTTTGTAAATATTATGGATGTAATCGACAGTGATCTTGACCTTTCAAGTATTCAAATATTAGGTGCTAAACACAATTACTGGATGGAAATTACAGGAACTAATAATATTATCTGGCATTTTGAAAATATTAATTTACCCGATAGTGCAAGTGATCCGCTTGGTAGTTGTGGATTTATTACTTATAAAATTAAAATAAATGAAGAGGCAACAGTTGGTACCTTGATTACGAACACTGCATTTATTTATTTTGATTACAATGATGCTGTTATTACCAACACTACCAAAACAACTCTTGAACTTCCGAATTCCATTCAGGATTTTAATAAGTATTTAAATGTATATCCAAATCCTGCAGGAAACTATATTATTTTGCAATTAGAGGAAGAAAATACTTCAGGTTACAATATCAAAATTTTTAATTGTAACGGCGAAGTTATTTTAGAGGAAGTTCTGGATGCCGGCCAACATATGATACAAATTAATTCATCAAATTATCCGAATGGGATATATTTTATTAATTGTTCGGATGTTGAGGGAATAATAAAAACGAATGCTAAATTTATTGTGGCACATTAA
- a CDS encoding T9SS type A sorting domain-containing protein, with protein MKNTNLLITILLFTLFSNFKVNGQLSNLVIIPETDYTLEAKPAIDGNIIALSRPIGWGLNMNLTKMDAIGNIIWSSSIDAPPYYDNLDHVFNISDGNIVVIKYVTLLQFNPIGELIYYKEFDSENLGFSPIPGDLNNNGYVDITQIGDEFILLTRGYTSSPTSSAFYAVTRIDQAGNTIWSYAFLLDPFFYPVDLTVSGDFIFVSTRKSEISRIAKINTVTGLIVEENEFNLNSNIKDKIDIGTGLLETRIYYSLDTVSDILIKYNYDCDTIWSKEYEYLAPDSSGGMIKLLQLGSGALLSCNLKYNMALGETEYVLQYYDEDGDTTLQITNFLSTSAFAIVNFDRWDEKLIFTGVHYDLFGESSGFVLLTDTLGDFLQLTINGTVFQDINGNGSLDPEEFSFHDRIITSDVGEYYGVTNSEGEYFLNLYTTGINNLSTENPENWDIISPSSHSINFDPLLDGDTIFNKDFLLDYSTPVKDIRTTLYQANIRPGFETYSELTIENIGNQIIYDATAYLQHPSGLIYIGGTPYTDYTDTIFTLSIPILEPLAPVSFIAEYTGSIDLEIGDQKVFIGKTEPILEDIDPTNNIDTVIETVINAWDPNHKTVTPSGFSEEGYIDPNTQWLEYTIEFQNIGNAPATFVNIVDIIDSDLDISSIQILGAKHNYWMEITGANNIIWHFENINLPDSASDPLGSCGFIIYKIKINEEATVGTVITNTAFIYFDYNDAVITNTTKTTLELPNSIQEFNKYLNVYPNPAGDHIILQLEEENTSGYNIKIYNINGEVVLNEILDASKQMIQINSANFPNGIYFINCSDVDGILKTNAKFIVAH; from the coding sequence ATGAAAAATACTAATCTACTAATTACTATATTATTATTTACCCTTTTTTCTAATTTTAAGGTAAACGGACAACTTTCAAATCTGGTTATTATACCTGAAACAGATTATACATTAGAGGCTAAACCAGCTATAGACGGCAACATAATCGCTTTAAGTAGACCAATAGGTTGGGGCCTCAATATGAACCTTACTAAAATGGATGCGATTGGAAACATTATTTGGTCATCTTCAATTGATGCACCACCATACTATGACAATCTCGATCACGTTTTCAATATTTCTGATGGCAACATAGTTGTTATTAAGTATGTTACGCTTTTGCAATTTAATCCAATTGGTGAACTAATATATTACAAAGAATTTGACAGTGAAAATCTGGGATTTTCTCCAATTCCGGGTGATCTGAACAACAATGGCTATGTAGATATAACGCAAATTGGTGATGAATTTATTTTATTAACAAGAGGATATACATCTTCCCCCACAAGCTCCGCTTTTTATGCTGTTACAAGAATAGATCAGGCTGGTAATACAATTTGGTCGTATGCATTTTTATTGGATCCATTTTTTTATCCGGTGGATCTTACCGTTAGTGGCGATTTCATCTTTGTAAGTACTAGAAAATCAGAAATTTCCAGAATCGCAAAAATAAATACAGTTACAGGGTTGATTGTTGAAGAAAATGAGTTTAATCTTAATTCTAACATAAAGGATAAAATAGATATTGGCACCGGTTTACTAGAAACACGCATATATTATTCGCTTGATACCGTTTCTGATATTTTAATAAAATATAACTATGATTGCGATACAATATGGTCTAAAGAATACGAATATCTAGCTCCAGATAGCTCAGGTGGGATGATCAAATTACTGCAATTGGGTAGCGGCGCTTTGCTAAGTTGTAATTTGAAGTACAATATGGCACTTGGAGAAACTGAATATGTGTTGCAATATTATGATGAAGATGGTGATACAACTCTTCAAATAACTAACTTTCTTTCAACTTCTGCCTTTGCAATTGTAAATTTTGATAGATGGGATGAAAAATTAATTTTCACAGGAGTCCACTATGATTTATTTGGCGAAAGCAGCGGGTTTGTTCTACTTACTGATACTTTAGGCGATTTTCTTCAATTAACCATAAATGGGACTGTATTCCAGGATATAAATGGAAATGGATCACTTGATCCGGAAGAATTTAGTTTTCATGATAGAATTATCACATCTGACGTTGGTGAATATTACGGTGTTACAAACTCGGAAGGTGAATATTTCTTAAATTTATATACAACAGGAATCAACAATTTATCTACTGAGAATCCTGAAAATTGGGATATAATTTCCCCCAGCTCACATTCAATTAATTTTGATCCCTTATTAGATGGAGATACCATTTTTAATAAAGATTTTCTGTTGGATTATTCGACACCTGTTAAAGATATCCGAACTACTTTATATCAGGCAAATATTAGACCCGGATTTGAAACATATAGTGAATTAACAATAGAAAATATAGGGAACCAAATTATTTATGATGCAACGGCATATTTACAGCATCCCTCCGGGTTAATTTATATTGGTGGTACCCCTTATACTGATTATACTGACACTATATTCACTTTATCAATACCTATACTTGAACCTCTTGCACCTGTCTCATTTATAGCTGAATATACCGGGAGCATTGATCTTGAAATCGGAGATCAAAAAGTATTCATTGGTAAAACTGAACCAATTTTGGAAGACATTGATCCAACGAATAATATTGACACTGTTATAGAAACAGTAATTAACGCCTGGGATCCAAATCATAAAACCGTAACACCATCAGGTTTTAGTGAAGAAGGGTATATCGACCCGAATACCCAATGGCTTGAATACACTATTGAATTCCAAAATATCGGAAATGCACCGGCCACCTTTGTAAATATTGTTGATATAATCGACAGCGATCTTGATATCAGCAGTATTCAAATTTTGGGTGCTAAACATAATTACTGGATGGAAATTACCGGCGCTAATAATATTATCTGGCATTTTGAAAATATTAATTTACCGGATAGTGCAAGTGATCCTCTGGGCAGTTGTGGATTTATTATCTATAAAATTAAAATAAACGAAGAAGCAACCGTTGGCACTGTAATTACAAACACTGCATTTATTTATTTTGATTACAATGATGCAGTTATTACAAATACAACCAAAACAACTCTTGAACTACCGAATTCCATTCAGGAATTTAATAAGTATTTAAACGTATATCCTAATCCTGCAGGAGACCATATTATTTTGCAGTTAGAGGAAGAAAATACTTCAGGTTACAATATTAAAATTTATAATATTAACGGTGAAGTTGTTTTAAATGAAATTCTTGATGCCAGTAAGCAGATGATACAAATTAATTCAGCGAATTTTCCAAATGGGATATATTTTATTAATTGTTCGGATGTTGATGGAATATTAAAAACGAATGCTAAATTTATTGTGGCACATTAA
- a CDS encoding T9SS type A sorting domain-containing protein, which produces MKNLLTTFLIACVTLMAGKSYGQAAGVTFISETDWTAESKPTTDGNIISISRGTGGLYDYYLTKLSTDGDIIWSIGIDGPVGYPSLQDIFSLSDGNYVMFSDNYFVKFNSEGAVISDIFFTSEILGYDDIPGDAGFADYVDVAQVDGGFIFYSRGTAAGEDFVAITKLDEDGNSIWSYAYSYDNFNNYAVVVKDEYVYFSNSHGYPDYTHPLTIINSLDGSIVSETTPDEYLYNIDLIKVEDGIIESGRGDYLGDITDVLTKYNFDGEELWTNFFTYTGFDSGYVIEIITLESGNLISLNVASGVAEYEYLLRYYDEFGDTILNVHNFLDKEYFDINDMERNGDELIFSGKYYGLVDGVGFVLITDTLGQFNQLVIQGTVYYDANDNGLVDPEEFTFHDRLITTDPPGNFAFSNAEGDYTMHIYEPGIYSISTENPEYWDIIDPSEYSVEYDILGLEDTLFNKDFRLDYTTPVLDLRVNLYQSIIAPGFSTNSCITVENVGNQVAVDATAYLHHPSGLTYNSGTLYSDYTDTTITWELPDFNPYKPITFHSYFTASADFLIDDIKLTVGSIEPVIGDYIIENNVDSIFTTVVAAWDPNHKTVNPAGIGDEGYIDPNTEWLEYTVEFQNVGTAPATFVYIDDAIDSHLDLSSIEILGADHAYWMEVSDENRITWHFDNINLPDSASDPAGSSGFVTYKIRVKEDAVVGTVITNTAYIYFDYNPAVITNTTKTTLELPNSIQEFNKYLNVYPNPAGDHIILQLEEENTSGCNIKIYNINGEVVLNGVLEAGNQMIQINSSNYPNGIYFINCSDVEGILKTNAKFIVAH; this is translated from the coding sequence ATGAAAAATCTCCTTACAACATTTTTAATCGCATGTGTAACACTAATGGCCGGGAAAAGTTACGGACAGGCAGCAGGTGTTACCTTTATTAGCGAAACAGACTGGACTGCAGAATCAAAACCAACCACAGATGGCAACATTATTTCTATAAGTCGTGGTACCGGAGGTCTGTATGATTATTATTTAACAAAACTTTCCACAGACGGCGACATCATTTGGTCAATTGGAATTGATGGCCCAGTTGGTTATCCAAGTTTACAAGATATTTTTAGTTTATCAGATGGAAATTATGTAATGTTTAGTGACAATTATTTTGTAAAATTTAATTCCGAAGGAGCTGTTATTTCTGATATTTTCTTTACCTCAGAAATATTGGGTTATGATGATATTCCAGGGGATGCAGGTTTCGCTGATTATGTTGATGTTGCCCAAGTGGATGGTGGGTTTATTTTTTATTCCAGGGGCACTGCAGCAGGAGAGGATTTTGTTGCAATCACAAAATTGGATGAAGACGGAAATTCCATATGGTCCTACGCCTATAGTTATGACAATTTCAACAATTACGCCGTTGTTGTAAAGGATGAATATGTGTACTTTTCAAATTCGCATGGGTATCCTGATTATACACATCCTTTAACAATAATAAATTCACTTGATGGTTCAATAGTTTCAGAGACAACCCCTGATGAATATTTATATAATATTGATCTTATTAAGGTTGAAGATGGCATAATCGAAAGCGGAAGAGGTGATTACCTAGGTGACATTACGGATGTGCTAACCAAGTATAATTTTGATGGCGAAGAACTCTGGACAAATTTCTTCACTTATACTGGTTTCGATAGCGGTTATGTGATAGAAATAATAACATTGGAGAGTGGTAATTTGATAAGTCTCAATGTCGCTTCAGGAGTTGCAGAGTATGAATATCTATTGAGGTATTATGACGAGTTTGGTGATACGATTTTAAATGTTCACAATTTTCTGGATAAAGAATATTTTGACATAAATGATATGGAAAGGAATGGCGACGAACTTATTTTTTCAGGTAAATATTACGGTTTGGTAGATGGTGTGGGTTTTGTTTTAATTACAGATACCTTGGGTCAATTTAATCAATTGGTGATTCAAGGGACTGTTTATTATGATGCAAACGATAACGGACTTGTTGATCCCGAGGAATTTACTTTTCATGACAGATTAATTACCACTGATCCACCGGGAAATTTTGCCTTCTCAAATGCTGAAGGTGATTATACCATGCATATTTATGAACCCGGAATTTATTCCATAAGTACAGAAAACCCTGAATATTGGGATATTATAGATCCGTCAGAATATTCCGTTGAATATGATATTTTAGGATTGGAAGACACTTTATTTAATAAGGATTTCCGTTTGGATTATACTACTCCCGTACTTGATCTTCGTGTTAATTTATACCAGTCAATTATCGCACCCGGATTTTCAACAAATAGTTGTATAACGGTAGAAAATGTAGGTAATCAGGTTGCAGTGGATGCAACAGCATACTTACATCATCCATCAGGATTAACTTATAATTCAGGAACTCTTTATTCAGATTATACAGATACTACAATTACGTGGGAATTACCTGATTTTAATCCTTACAAGCCGATCACATTTCACTCGTATTTTACAGCTAGCGCCGATTTTTTAATTGATGATATCAAACTTACCGTTGGCTCCATCGAACCGGTTATCGGTGACTATATAATCGAGAATAATGTTGATAGTATATTCACCACAGTTGTAGCAGCATGGGATCCTAATCATAAAACAGTAAATCCTGCAGGTATAGGTGACGAAGGTTATATTGATCCGAATACGGAATGGCTGGAATACACTGTTGAATTTCAAAATGTGGGTACAGCCCCTGCAACATTTGTATATATTGATGATGCGATTGATTCTCATCTAGATTTGAGCAGTATAGAAATATTGGGCGCTGATCATGCTTATTGGATGGAAGTATCAGATGAAAATAGAATTACCTGGCATTTTGACAATATCAATTTACCGGATAGCGCAAGCGACCCTGCAGGAAGCAGTGGTTTTGTAACTTATAAAATAAGGGTGAAGGAAGATGCGGTTGTTGGCACTGTAATTACAAACACTGCATACATTTATTTTGATTACAACCCGGCAGTCATTACCAATACAACTAAAACAACACTCGAACTTCCAAATTCCATTCAGGAATTTAATAAGTATTTAAATGTTTACCCTAATCCTGCGGGAGACCATATTATTTTGCAATTAGAGGAAGAAAATACTTCCGGTTGTAATATTAAAATTTATAATATTAACGGCGAAGTTGTTTTAAATGGAGTTCTTGAAGCTGGAAATCAAATGATACAAATTAATTCGTCAAATTATCCGAATGGGATATATTTTATTAATTGTTCGGATGTTGAGGGAATATTAAAAACGAATGCTAAATTTATTGTGGCACATTAA
- a CDS encoding T9SS type A sorting domain-containing protein codes for MNKIYRQKVLFIFFILLCYSQQMKAQLAPWVYVGGSGMQDEASQILNGPSGEYISIINGGESDTITFSVIRLDHEGNLIWFRQFGKNDYVEYPNNLDFSEDSALIYITGFANADTSIWGIELDYNTGDLIATTEDWSDDSGLGSGVSVRGFKNGFDNYTLYGYANGKLHVYNTLDTEILLDSVSYYYPVTISDEKLIINDAELTGYGNILTGSYGPTYIPYVWLVYELDSIEFHEWGRDSILINGVKKVKALRTAVVGNNLDSSQIYFAVFDTIDGFPILIDILFPDPGYKIVAHDVVQHIDGSYYILTVQYLVSGTKTVLIKLDEDGNYISEQIILEDAGDVELTNIITNNFYDSDYPFVLSGFIDTETPEREKEYLIVGSDELGNFPECVFNCVWPGDADNSGLVDMSDLFPLGTGYLFTGPPRDIITDDWMGYNADLWPDSTGLFLNAKYADCLGDGEINEDDTTAIISNYGSGHAVFDLRLSDGGDFPIWLNTAGIILHSGYNEIPIMLGTEAIPIDEIYGVEFTISYEGAPFIVDSLGLSVYFIDSWFGIVEDELITLNYKPIEPRVDAGAVNTNYINKGGYGQIGKLGFIVEDNIAGIMIESGDSSIIFNITGATGVLNDLTPVMLDGSAYEVWAVTGIHDIDQKEDIILYPNPWHGEELKVFPENYILQNFETYTIRDITGRMILKGNINSNTIPIQKNKLQEQGSYILELTGKEYNRLFHLIYIK; via the coding sequence ATGAATAAGATCTATCGCCAAAAAGTCCTTTTTATATTTTTTATTCTGCTCTGCTATTCCCAGCAAATGAAGGCTCAGCTTGCACCTTGGGTATATGTTGGCGGCTCAGGTATGCAGGATGAAGCCTCTCAAATATTGAACGGCCCCTCCGGAGAATATATTTCCATTATCAATGGAGGCGAGTCGGATACAATTACCTTTTCCGTGATCAGGTTAGATCATGAGGGAAATTTGATCTGGTTCAGACAATTTGGGAAGAATGATTATGTTGAATATCCTAATAACCTGGATTTTTCTGAGGATTCTGCATTGATCTACATAACTGGATTTGCCAATGCGGATACCTCCATTTGGGGAATAGAGTTGGATTACAATACCGGAGATCTAATTGCAACAACCGAAGACTGGTCGGACGACAGTGGTTTAGGCAGTGGAGTTAGCGTAAGAGGATTTAAAAATGGTTTTGACAATTACACGTTGTATGGTTATGCAAACGGAAAATTACATGTATACAATACTTTGGATACAGAAATCTTATTGGACTCGGTGTCTTATTATTATCCGGTTACAATATCTGACGAGAAATTAATTATTAATGATGCAGAACTAACTGGTTATGGCAATATACTGACAGGATCATATGGCCCAACTTACATACCATATGTTTGGTTGGTATATGAACTGGATTCTATTGAATTTCATGAATGGGGCCGAGACAGTATATTAATAAATGGAGTAAAAAAGGTAAAGGCACTTAGAACTGCAGTGGTAGGGAATAATTTGGATTCCTCGCAAATCTATTTTGCAGTTTTTGATACCATTGACGGATTTCCAATATTAATAGATATACTCTTTCCAGATCCCGGTTATAAAATTGTGGCACATGATGTAGTGCAACATATTGATGGTTCGTATTATATTTTAACTGTTCAGTATTTGGTATCCGGAACAAAAACTGTATTAATTAAATTAGATGAGGACGGAAATTATATTTCGGAACAAATAATTCTGGAGGATGCGGGTGACGTTGAACTTACCAATATTATAACAAACAATTTTTACGACTCCGATTATCCATTTGTTTTATCCGGATTTATAGATACCGAAACGCCGGAAAGGGAAAAAGAATATTTAATTGTAGGGTCTGATGAATTAGGCAATTTCCCCGAATGTGTTTTTAATTGTGTATGGCCAGGAGATGCTGATAATTCGGGGTTGGTGGATATGAGCGATCTTTTCCCGTTAGGAACCGGATATTTATTTACAGGTCCGCCGCGCGACATCATTACCGATGATTGGATGGGATACAATGCAGATCTTTGGCCAGATTCTACAGGATTATTTTTAAATGCAAAATACGCCGATTGTTTGGGTGATGGTGAAATTAATGAAGATGATACAACTGCTATAATTTCGAATTACGGATCAGGTCATGCTGTATTTGATCTACGATTATCAGATGGTGGTGATTTTCCTATCTGGTTAAATACAGCAGGAATTATTTTACATTCCGGATATAATGAAATACCTATCATGTTGGGAACGGAAGCAATTCCTATTGATGAAATTTATGGAGTGGAATTTACGATCAGTTATGAAGGAGCTCCATTTATAGTTGATTCTCTTGGTTTATCTGTGTATTTTATTGATTCCTGGTTTGGAATTGTAGAGGATGAGCTGATCACATTAAATTACAAACCAATTGAACCGAGAGTTGACGCTGGTGCTGTTAATACAAATTATATTAATAAGGGTGGATATGGCCAAATTGGAAAATTAGGATTTATTGTAGAGGATAATATTGCTGGCATCATGATAGAAAGTGGTGATAGTTCCATCATATTTAATATTACCGGTGCCACAGGAGTATTAAATGATCTTACTCCGGTAATGTTGGATGGTTCGGCCTATGAAGTTTGGGCGGTAACAGGAATACATGATATAGATCAGAAAGAGGATATTATTTTATATCCTAATCCATGGCATGGTGAGGAGTTGAAAGTATTTCCGGAAAATTATATTCTGCAAAATTTTGAGACATATACAATACGGGACATCACAGGAAGGATGATTTTAAAAGGAAACATCAATTCAAATACAATTCCAATCCAAAAAAATAAATTACAGGAACAGGGCAGTTATATTCTCGAACTTACAGGTAAGGAATATAATCGGCTTTTTCATCTGATATACATAAAATAA